TGGTTGAACACACGACGAAagaccacagaagaagaaggtttaCTTTCAGTCATGAGCATAAAGGAGCCGTTTCAGCGGCCAAATCTGTTTCACTGTGGCTGTAATGCTCTCTCAGTGCAGCGagacataattcatccaaatctAGGCCAGTGGAAATACCTCAAGGCGAAAACTGTTCTTGAGCCTGTAATAATAGTTTCTGCTTACGTTATATAACAGATATATGATCTCAGCCTCAGTACAGGTGTATCAGAAACAGATCACTTTCCTCTACCTGAGGTGGGACCAAGTTTGGCAAGTCACAAGAAAGTCTCAAGTCTTGGATATGAGTTCTGAGTCAAGTCCAAGTCTTAAACTTTGTGtttcgagtcctaaacaagtcattaCTCTCACATCCATgacatttaattcaatttaaatgttttaaactatGTAACACTGATTATAAGACATGTACAGAGATAGTAAATGCAGTTGaaaatgtgtatatataaattgaaatacatttaaatacatttacatttaaaatcatGTTTTCCATGTTGCCACCTGCTCTTTGTTGACCACAGCAGAGTCTTTACTTTCAACTGTGACAATCTGTAGCATCATCTGTTGTCCCTCGGCCAAACACACCCTCACCTGCTGCTTGTCAGACCAGTCGCCAGAAGAGAATGTCAgcattgtgtgtttctacaaaccacaaagATGTTACATTTGCAAGTTTTATACATATCTTATCAGCCTCTCTGAAGTGACATTGTGTGTGAGCTGACAGGCTCgtttgagatgaactgcgcctcgcctgcaAAGTAgaacaaaaagctgcggtgaagttggacagtttcccgacagtttccagcagccttcagtccgtacaggaagtcacagacacaaaacatcctgtctggaatgatgtcagttcattaaaaaagtgatcagacccatatatcagtttgttctcagtctccagttgttttaattatgatagattaatttattaaaatgctttacaggtgatctgtagtttatgttcatggtttatgaACTCATGGTTTGACCTGtccccctcaactacacaggctgaataaactgtgtttgactgtaagattaatattttcagaggaaaaaaagtacaagacaacagctttcattaaggctcagtcagatacagtcagggcttcacatctgtacagatgtacagaaacatgttttctgttcacagaataaaccttcaggtcagacaaatacaatcttaatctctagaATTCAACACaaatgagtagtttatctaaaacgtcatattgttgagtcgacatctgaaccaatcagctgttagatcaggtgagagccaggcggtgcagtcagTGGAGatcaactgcagcgcctggatCTAAAAACTGCAGCCGCCTCGCTCTCACGGTCTTATCGCCGTCCACTtctgtaatacgtcagagcaagtcgggatgaagtcggacacaaaactaaccgacatgcattgtgcgccaatcaccggtgatcgaatctgcacAGGCCTGGCTCACCTCAGACGAACCtattgtcattgggaggtggaggggatgatggatggcgtGTCATTTAAGCAAGACACCTGCCTTTGTTTGAGGCCATGAAACAACAAagccatttgtgttttggcgagtcattgctgtttccaGTGCATAGTAATGACCTGTAGGGACCTGTCTGCATTTTCCatgcagctttttaggctctagatgtggatgttttgtagcaacccatctgtgtgtctccttttgggatagtgccatgaaaagcagttgtttttactatgtcctgctgggattgtgccaccaaaaactgatgttttaagccaaaccatggtCTTCCTCTGCCCataaacaagtgtttttttctaCTGAAACATAACCACGTCAACCATAGCACTGTTgaaaatttaagttttgtttcCGCTACATGATAATGTACAATTTCAACATATCCATGGTATGCAGcaacaatgccagcatttagTAAAGAGTTAATTTACTGTGACACATTTGTGtttatcactttttattttcaggtatAGGGAGGATATGAAGTCATTATGATTGACATgagtcaagtctaaagtcatcagatTCATGACTTGACACGACATGACAGATAACCAGTGTCATTGGAATCTTGTATTTACTGCTGATCTGTGCAGCTGAATAGAAACTGGTCTCAGCATCTGATGACATGGCTCTGATTAGGCACTGAGTGTTCAGTGCAATTAAGTGGTGCGTGACAACAATACAAACATGAACCTAAGTTACAGCATATTTGATGATGCATGGTTTTTGCACTTTATGGGTTGTATGCACATGGATGAACACACTTCTTGTACTGTATGTCACCTTAGATAAAACTGTTGGGCTAAATTATTATAATGAATATAACAATGACCTGTTCTGACTCCTGAGAAAAAGTCACTATAAAATATTCTTTATTAAATAATTATATGTATTAAATGTGTTCTACAGTTCATTCGTTTCCACATATAGACCCCATATATTGTCCTAATGGTGTAATGTATGATTTATAACTTGATGTGATATTTTTATGATCTTCATTGTGAGATTACAGCCTCTTAATGGCGCCTGCACATacagatgaaacactgacacctGCTGGACAGAGACTAGTATTGCAGCTCGTCTTTTGGGACCCGCCCAGAAACCATTCCACACTTCTTATTGGTTTAAAATTTAGAAGCGTGCTATTTGATTGGTCACCTTTTTTCctgtcagccaatcagcgttTTTGTTTATAGCTGCACAAAAGGTCATCAGGGAAATATGAAGTGACGCAACTGGCTCGCAAGGTGCCGTTCATGTAACATCCAGGAGGCTGTAACGTTATAAAACCCACAGTTTAAAGGAAATGAATCACACAGACATGTAACTGAGCTTCTTATTGTCTGAGACGATGCTGTGTTTGGGTGTGAACGCGGTGAGATCGTCGCTGTCTTTACAGAAGGTTAGtagctaagctaacattagcataaaGCTAACGATAGAGAAGCTAACAAACTAGCATCAGTCCTGGCAGAGCTGACAGGCTGAGTTTGACCTTAACGTTATATTTTCTTTGGTCCACAGTGGTTGATAAGATTTGTATTAAATATACTGTAGTGTTTCTGATATGTTCATAGCGACATGTGTCGGTTATATGTTGCATTTCTAAGACACAGTATTGGTACATGTAGTTAGCCAAGCTTTGAGCCAAAGCTTTGGAGTTTGTGAGTTAGCATCAACTATCATTGCATGTTTTCACCTTGTACTTTACTGACTGCAGTCATAATAGAGTCTGTTGTCTCCATCTATCTCTGTGGCACATCAGCGCAAGTGTCAGTTACATTTCAGGGTTGTGTCACTGATATGAAACCAGGTCATTTGTATGCAGGAAAATACATTTCAGCAGCTTGTAATATTGCTTTGTGTGTATCTGAGGTTGTACAAATTGAATTTGACTTTTGCCAGATCAGTCTTCACTTGCTTCTCTGACATAGTTTGTGTTAGAATATTTTAACCAGCTGCAAATGAAAGGTTAAGATGTCAGCTGCaaataagtgtgttttaatGGACACAAATGTTGTAAAATTAAGGGATTTGTGATTAAAATCATGTTGTGCATTACTACCAGCCATCaaggttcagttcagttcagtcacaACGGGTGTTTATTAGTCACAAAcacccgtttccactgaagaagttcttggtactatttggggagcaggaactttacaggaacgtcctcttgctcggccctctcaaccgttgtgtctccactgagagagtggagtaggaggaaggttcctgtaaagttaccgggctctgtatgtgacgATTGCGACCATTTTGACTGGGCGACGCGGCAAAGAAACATTTGTCGTACGATTTGTCTTCCATTTCTTGCTTTTCTTCTTACGACTCCTTTTAAAAATGCGacccctcgtctgctgagttttaaaaatgctggctattttgtcgctttctgttgacgtcacatcccgccttgagtatatccaatcagcaccaagtaatccccaagccacacccaggagtttctcggggccgttctgagtacctactccgaggcagggacttgtttagcccctgtaaaagttccggaactctgtccttcgggggtggttcctgcggtggagacacgcaccaacggccctggccccgtaaaattaccccgaagttcctgcggtggaaacgggcctctAAAACTCTAACTCTAACTGGGTACAAACGTGTGAAATTCTTAGTCTGGGAAGCTCCACCtttaaaaaaccccaaaataaaacaacGACAGCACCTTAAAAACTAAGTCTAAAAGCAATCACTACAACCTATATCCAATCAATAATCTATCAAAACAGGACCAGTGCATCACTCTAGTAAAGTGCATAGTGTCATGTTATTGCACAGCTACCCTCTCCTGTCGTTTAAAAGTCTGATGGCCTCGGGGATAAAACTGTTTCTCAGTCTGCTTATTCGTGTTTTGAGGATTTTGTATCCTTTCACCCGTTGGGACTGCAGGGGGGTGAAGTGAAGTGTTGTGGGGGTGGGGTCCTTGATGATTCTCAGGGCTTTGCTGAGGCAGCGCTGGGTGTACAGGTCCTCCAGACTGGGCAGCTCGCATCCGGTGATCTTTTCGGCAGTGTGAACTATTCTCCTCAGCGCAGGTTGGTTGGCACAAGGTTAAAATGCtatgtacaaaaaaacacaaatcaagTGACTCGACCAGTAGATCCAACCTGAACATTTAATTCAGACAGAAACCAGAAAACATCAGCATTTAACAGAAAAGCCTTTTTCAACGCCCAGTTTTAAACAATTCATCAGTTGTAATGTTTACAATTTGACCCATCTTTGTAATGTAATGACGTCAGCCAGCTACCGTCACTCATCACGGACTTTCAGATCATATTTATCAAAGTGTAGCTCATTCCTTTGTCTGTTAGAAGTAACATGTTTCCAATATATCTAACAcagttttgtaataagtttagTTCacgaccattttttaaacttgagaTATGATAAAACTTAAATGTTACCATCACCTAAAAAGGGACTTTTAGATGTTTTAACACAGTGTGCAGGTgaagaaagcaaacattttgatgttacatttttgtttctgtgacgtCTAAAGGACCAGACGATAGctgtgtgccaaccaaccccaGTCTCCCCGACTATTACTTTAGAGTTTTCTCCTACAGCATAAGTAAGAATGTgattgatgacatcacagcttTGTGAGCCGAGAACAAGCTGCACTGCTAAATTAAAGTTTGCTGTCTTCTCTCACCGCCATCAGTAAATGAAAATAGAATTTATCAAAGCTGTTAGAACAGAAGAAACAAACGGGAAGTGCATGGAAGCAAGATGTTTTCAAAGTTTCATTATAATTAACCAGCTCATATCCTGCTGTCTTTCAGCTGTGCATCCTCTCGCTGCTCCACCTGAGACATCAGTCCTATAACTGCACGGTGCAGTCGTGGAGGAGAGGTCAACACAGCGGTACCATTCGCCGCTTCTCTTCTGGACCAGGTTCACCTACTCCTCCTGTACTGACTGACTCCTCCTCCTGCACTGAACCTGAACCCAGCCACAGTACCTCCACCTGGTCTCCTGACCAGggcccgccgcccgctcccacCCACTGCTGCATGAGTGGCTGTCATAACTGCGTGTGGATCGAACACGCAGAGCAGCTGCTGGCCTACTACCACGACGGCGGCGACCGTGCACTCGCCGCTATAGAGGAGAACGTCCTCGATGAGAACCTTAAAACGTACCTGAAGATGGAGATTAGGCTCTTGAAAAAGGCATGATGGATTtactgctgtgacatcatggaGTGTAGAGTGAAGAATCTGAAACTGACTGAGTGTTAGCACAGTATAACACACTCCGGTCACAGAGTTTACCTCCATGTTTTCACTTCCTCCTTCAGTGggtcacacacactgcagaacatttcagaaaactgcCACTAGGTACCAGGTCAGTATGTGAACAGTAAGAGTAGCTGTTGTCCTCAAAAATCCACCCGTCCTGCCTGAAATAATGAAGCCAGAAagaatgttggcattttaagtctctgcaaaccacagatacattacgtGTGCATGTTATTATGCAGTGGTTAGTTGAGACGTTGTGTTTCAGCAACACTGTGATTAATGTGCAGTtaggttttggcacaaaaaccacttggctgtggtgaggaaaagatcacgTTTGGGCTAAATGAatcccagttttggtggcacaatcacagctggagaagCCGACGATGTCTTGGTGGAAAACAACCACNNNNNNNNNNNNNNNNNNNNNNNNNNNNNNNNNNNNNNNNNNNNNNNNNNNNNNNNNNNNNNNNNNNNNNNNNNNNNNNNNNNNNNNNNNNNNNNNNNNNNNNNNNNNNNNNNNNNNNNNNNNNNNNNNNNNNNNNNNNNNNNNNNNNNNNNNNNNNNNNNNNNNNNNNNNNNNNNNNNNNNNNNNNNNNNNNNNNNNNNNNNNNNNNNNNNNNNNNNNNNNNNNNNNNNNNNNNNNNNNNNNNNNNNNNNNNNNNNNNNNNNNNNNNNNNNNNNNNNNNNNNNNNNNNNNNNNNNNNNNNNNNNNNNNNNNNNNNNNNNNNNNNNNNNNNNNNNNNNNNNNNNNNNNNNNNNNNNNNNNNNNNNNNNNNNNNNNNNNNNNNNNNNNNNNNNNNNNNNNNNNNNNNNNNNNNNNNNNNNNNNNNNNNNNNNNNNNNNNNNNNNNNNNNNNNNNNNNNNNNNNNNNNNNNNNNNNNNNNNNNNNNNNNNNNNNNNNNNNNNGTTCATTCCAACCCAGGTAATGAAAGCaaacttaattaaaattttgtTTCTTGCAGaatttcaaaaatattcagAAGACATCCTGTGACAGTAAGGGACAGTCTCACTTTGATGTGTGTCATCCAGGTAAAATTTATGTATTGTCCTGGGCAACAAAAAAAGGATTAAGTATGACAGAGAGATATGTCACAGAGGAGTGAATGTGCAGGGAGGTCTGAACCTGAGCTGAGGCCAAAATGAAACAGAGCTTTGACCTGGAGCCTCACACTGAGAGATGAATACATGTAAAATGCATGAAATGAAAAGCTCCCAAAAAacatgaactgtccctttgtcTGTGGGTGGACACACACACCTCGATACAAAACCTGTTCAAGCCATTTGCTTTACTGATTGTTCCCAGTTCATCAAGTTTCTCAGTGAAACCATTCAGGAAGTAGCTAGAAAGaagttttaaaaacataaagcgggaaaattttaaatgtctttgacACTGTGCCATCACTCAGAGATGAAATCTAGTTTGATCTACAATAATTGTAGATGTTTAGGTCTCCCCTTTGGTTCCTCTTTACGTTTGTTAAAATTATGTGATTCCAGATGGTCTGACAGCATCATATACCCATTTATTCTCTTTATTAAAGCTATGTGCTGTTTTAAATATTCCAACCCGACATTAAAGACGATATAAATCCTAATCGCACCAAAAgcatttcagcagctggaggaggctttctgtaaatgtttttaatacgaatgaaactttttgctcgctgtttttgcgttgctacATGCCTCATGTTTCTGAGCTCTAGAcgcctggcatttttgccggagtgctctgaactctgtgaactgaaaaaactgaaaagcatCCCACGTCATGGTTCCAGAGGTGCATATTTAacggattcagtgtggacagaaagGCACTTGCTCGCTGTTAGGACACAGTTTTAGGCCTAAATATTTGCAGAGGGAAGTACTTATACCAGATATTAAGACCGGAGAGATTTAAATATGTCGGGCAAATTTTCCTGGTCAAAAGCCAAATAATGGGGAGCTGAGCGCAGCAGCACTGATGATAAGGCTGCCTGCTGTCCGAGACACAcggagaaaaagacaaagaaagggGAGGAGAAGGTCGAAGTTGGATTATTGCATGTCTGTGAAACTTATAATAACTTGTCACCTTTATGACCCACCCGGCCTCAACCCGAAATATTTTCTAACAAGCTTACCCGAACCAACGTCCCAACCTCGTACGGATCAGGGCTgtttatttcctttaatttggCAAAGGCGTGCTACTTAGCTTCTTTGTTCAGCTTCTCTCTAAGGAAATGTTGCTTTTGCTCTTTGACCGCTCCattcttgtttttgtctccatTAAAGAAGAGTGTCCTAAAGTACAGATGCTACGACCCAGAATGCAATGCACCTTGACGGAAAACATAATAGGTCCCCTGAACTGTTTTTCATAGCTGCATCATTTCATCAGAAATATTCTGAATGATTTGTGCATCATTTTAGAGAAGTTTCTCCAAATATCAGCCTGGAATACTTTGTATATTTGGAAACTCTGAACCTTCAGTAGCAGTAGGAGAAGTTCTGTGGGTTTATGAatcttcaaaacaaaaaccaccAATTAAACTTAGAGAGCAGATAGACCGATTAAaggtctgtctctctcacacacacacacacacacacacacacacacacacacacacacacttgtggaGTCATGGTGAATTTCCAAATCAGTCCTGCACCCACTTGTCTCACTTGTTGCTGGTTATTTAAACAacatatttgttctgttttttaaagaaataagtCAGACAAAAGGCCCGGCCCTGTTACTGTGTGTTGTTCTACCTCGTGTTTTGTTGTTCTGTCTTCTTCCGTTGCCATCCTGCCTCTCCCAGCTCTGTGGTGCTGCCAGAACCTGCACTACTGCTGCCACTAGAGGGTGCTGCATCAGAACTAAACTCCTCCACGCCTCGGTCCTGGATGGTGACGTTACACATCGACACTGAAGAGGGATGCAGCACCGTGAAGTCCCTCGTCCTGCCCCGCCCCcgcccccctcctccacctgtcGTCTTATTACTGCCGTCAGAGGTGGATTTGGGAACGTCTGTGGCAGAAACAGCGCTGGCAAAGCCGCTTGAGTCCGAGGCTTTGCCGGAGCCCTGTTTGTTAGGCCTCCTGTATGTCCGACAGTTTCTTACaagtgatgaggaggaggaggaggtctgaGAGTAGTCCAACGTCTCCACAAGGAAGTCCGTGTCACCTCCCAGGTCCTCGCTCTCGCTGGGGCTCTGGAGCCGTGGGGGAGAGGGGGGCTTCTCGTGCCGGATCTGCCCTAGTTCAGAGCTGCCCACGGTGCTGCCGGCTGAAGCCCAAGAGAGCGTGGGGGCGGGGTTACGAGGTTCCTGGTCGGGTGAGGGCGGACGGAGACCCATGATGGCATCCCAGGAGTCGTAGGTGGACTCTGCCTTGGACCCTGTCTTCAGGGCGGTGGTCTGCGCCAGGGGCTTCTTATCACTCTCAGAAGCATTTTGGTACCACGAGTAGCTGTGCTGGTTCTCTGACAACGCAGAGCTCTGCTGGGACTTCCCTatggcaaaagaaaaacagacccAAAGTCAGTCCTGTCAAATACAACGAACTAGTGACATCAAATCTTTGTATGTTCTTAAGTTAAATGAATAAGAAAACTTCACACTTTTACAGGATCTCCGCTTTGGTCACTTAGACActagcctcttttacactgcctgttcaaggcgggagTGTCACACCACTGTTCCACATCactgtatgaaatgtacaatcGCAGAATGGGGGAGCAGAGTATTCCCAACTTTAAGCCGGCAGTGGAGGAAGTTTTGAACATATATAAGTGTTCAACCCACCACTGGGGATTTGAAAAGCGGCTAGCAGCGGTTAGCAGCCAAATCAAAGAAGAAGCACCAAAAACATCCGCAAAGAGAGCAGACAGTGAAGTCCAGGGGCTCCTGaccctcagagcagaggacaaCATCAACTGCCAAATACATATTTGTATGAACTGAAACTCAAAACTATTCTGTGAATTTTCAAGAACACATAtcacagattatttttcttgccCTTCTTGCCAGCGCATTTCAAACATATCGGATCCAAACATAATTTCAGTTAGCTGGCATAcatgaagggagagaaagaaacatccgtgatggtaaacaaaatgttgtcacacactgatgcatatGCATTGATGCAACAGCTGCAGGAAATGAATTTGCTACCATGTTGCACTAAGTGGAAGGTTACCCACAGGAAATAACTGTGACTGTTTTATTACACACAacatttatgactttttcaaatcttttaatgattttaactaATTCCACGACTTTTCCAGAATTTTCaggacttttccaggttttacTTGACCAGGATAacaaataaatcattattaCCACGTTATGCCActgatgctttttaaaaagcattgcCCAGCGCTCACGTTATATTTCACACACATCACGCCGGTCTTGATTCCAGAATGCCAGCATTACATCTAAAATCGCACACTGGTGCGGCATGATGATAGCGTGGTTTAAAAAGCAAAGCCGTCGTAATAACGGGTCTTCGTTGCAGCCCAATCGcagatctctgtgtaaaaagagcTCCTGTCCACTATTGGACAACATTAAGCTTCCTATATCCAGGTATCTTAATATACACTAGGATGGCAactatttgatatttttattatcaatttATATTATTCTTTAGATATCGTAATTCCTTGTGTGatccataaaatgtcaggaaatggGCCGCGGTGACGATCAACAAAAAGGATGGATATCATTTAGTATTCAGGAGGGAAAAGGGCTTTAGGTTGACACCAGAGTGATCATGAAGGCAAACTTCTTTCACATGTGTTTGTGGAGACAGCTACGGTCCGTCCAGTTTTCAGACCTTAAAAGTTTTCcaattgttttacatttttttaaccagCTACGTTTATTCAGACTCAATAATGACGAGTTGGAACCTACAGCATCTATCTGATACAACAGCACTGCACCCACAGTTTGCTTCTTCACAGGCTGCAGCAGAACCATGTTGTGCATAAAGATTGCACCATTTTGAaaagcacttttacacactgaaaacaggtcacacacacacacacacacacacacacacctggagcTGCGACCAAGCTTCACGTCAAACTTATTGCCAGTTGGTGTGTGTCTTTAAGAAACTCAGAAGGGTCTGGACCCACTTTCcaggacaacacacacacacacacactggttatTAGCACCCTGTAGTCGCTTCTGCCTTCACGGATAACAGACGGGTGACAATACCGGACTCGTTACTCTGAGCAAAGACAGGAAATTGCTTCACAGTGTAACATCAAAGAATATCTGTATCTGCTGCAAAAGAGCTTGTGGGGTATTTTTTTGGAGGCAGTGTTGTCAAAGTGTGGCAAAACTAGAAAGTAGGACATTTCACTACTTTTTGC
The Epinephelus moara isolate mb chromosome 13, YSFRI_EMoa_1.0, whole genome shotgun sequence genome window above contains:
- the oxld1 gene encoding oxidoreductase-like domain-containing protein 1, yielding MLCLGVNAVRSSLSLQKLCILSLLHLRHQSYNCTVQSWRRGQHSGTIRRFSSGPGSPTPPVLTDSSSCTEPEPSHSTSTWSPDQGPPPAPTHCCMSGCHNCVWIEHAEQLLAYYHDGGDRALAAIEENVLDENLKTYLKMEIRLLKKA
- the LOC126399464 gene encoding wings apart-like protein homolog, yielding MTSRFGKTYSRKGGEGTSKFDEVLSTKRGTLSTKWGDTKYKAKVGSKRAGAPKNDSVLEVYKRPRPCGDGLEDPFGFDSDEESKPVTSRSGSKSSPAKPTYAEPPQAQRPGVSLDMGSRSSLQGASHTLTSSRGASWLPNDRSQPRLVEDTARFFNSSSAITGKSQQSSALSENQHSYSWYQNASESDKKPLAQTTALKTGSKAESTYDSWDAIMGLRPPSPDQEPRNPAPTLSWASAGSTVGSSELGQIRHEKPPSPPRLQSPSESEDLGGDTDFLVETLDYSQTSSSSSSLVRNCRTYRRPNKQGSGKASDSSGFASAVSATDVPKSTSDGSNKTTGGGGGRGRGRTRDFTVLHPSSVSMCNVTIQDRGVEEFSSDAAPSSGSSSAGSGSTTELGEAGWQRKKTEQQNTR